The region ACCGTATTGCCGTGGTTCCGGGGGACGGCACCGGTCCCGAGGTGGTGGCGCAGGGGTTGAAGGTGCTCGATGCGGCGGCCCGGCACTTTGGTTTCGCAACCGAGCGCACGGTCTTTCCCTTCGGGGGCGATCACTACCTCAAGACGGGGGAAACCTTGTCGGAGAACGACATCGCCACGTTGCGCGGCTACGACGCGATTCTGCTGGGCGCCATCGGCCACCCGGGCGTGCGCCCCGGGATCCTGGAGCAGGGAATCCTCCTCAAGGCCCGCTTCGCGCTGGACCAGTACGTGAACCTGAGGCCCGTCAAGCTCTACGAGGGGGTGGAGACGCCCCTCAAGGACAAGGGGCCCGAGCACATCGACTTCGTCGTGGTGCGGGAAAACACCGAGGGGCTCTACGTGGGCTCGGGGGGCTTCCTGCGCAAGGGCACCCCCGACGAGGTCGCGGTCCAGGAGTCGGTGAACACCCGCAAGGGCGTGGAACGGTGCATCCGGTTCGCCTTCGAGTACTGCCGCAAGCGAAACCGCCGCAAGAAGCTGACCCTCGTGGGCAAGACCAACGTCCTGACCTACGCCTTCGACCTGTGGGAGCGCACCTTCAACGAGGTGGGCCAGGAGTACCCGGACGTGGAGCGGGACTACGCCCACGTGGACGCCTGCTGCATGTGGATGGTCAAGAACCCCGAGTGGTTCGACGTCATCGTCACCGACAACAT is a window of Thermodesulfobacteriota bacterium DNA encoding:
- a CDS encoding 3-isopropylmalate dehydrogenase — its product is MGKAYRIAVVPGDGTGPEVVAQGLKVLDAAARHFGFATERTVFPFGGDHYLKTGETLSENDIATLRGYDAILLGAIGHPGVRPGILEQGILLKARFALDQYVNLRPVKLYEGVETPLKDKGPEHIDFVVVRENTEGLYVGSGGFLRKGTPDEVAVQESVNTRKGVERCIRFAFEYCRKRNRRKKLTLVGKTNVLTYAFDLWERTFNEVGQEYPDVERDYAHVDACCMWMVKNPEWFDVIVTDNMFGDIITDLGAMIQGGMGIAAGGNINPGGVSMFEPIGGSAPKYTGHNVINPLAAIAATGMLLEHLGEEGAARRIEDAVQWVTSKKLKSLAAGRMGYSTSEVGDLVVTRLQENKG